A portion of the Bacteroides faecium genome contains these proteins:
- a CDS encoding F0F1 ATP synthase subunit delta: MEVGILSMRYAKAMIEYAQEKGLEDRIYQEFMTLAYCFRAQPGLRETLENPVVTTKEKLALVCTAADGDGKSTREFVRFITLVLRNRREGYLQFISLMYMDLYRKLKHIGTGRLITAVPVDKETENRIRSAAAHILHAQMELETVVDPSIEGGFVFDINDYRLDASVATQLKRVKQQFIDKNRRIV, encoded by the coding sequence ATGGAAGTCGGAATACTCTCAATGCGTTACGCAAAAGCGATGATTGAATACGCGCAGGAAAAAGGTTTGGAGGACAGGATATACCAGGAGTTTATGACTCTGGCCTATTGCTTCCGTGCCCAGCCCGGGTTGCGTGAAACGCTTGAAAACCCTGTCGTCACGACGAAGGAAAAATTGGCGCTGGTCTGTACCGCTGCCGATGGTGACGGTAAGTCAACGAGGGAGTTTGTCCGTTTCATCACTTTGGTATTGAGAAACAGGCGTGAGGGCTATCTGCAATTTATCAGCCTGATGTATATGGACCTTTACCGGAAACTGAAACACATCGGCACCGGCAGGCTGATTACGGCCGTGCCTGTCGATAAGGAGACGGAAAACCGGATTCGTTCCGCAGCTGCGCATATCCTGCACGCCCAAATGGAACTGGAGACAGTGGTAGACCCGTCTATCGAAGGTGGATTTGTCTTCGATATCAACGACTACCGCCTGGATGCAAGCGTTGCCACGCAGTTGAAGCGAGTGAAACAACAATTTATTGATAAGAATAGGAGAATTGTATAA
- the atpB gene encoding F0F1 ATP synthase subunit A: protein MKQLHNIVAPLVLFCLMMAVGLPVLAQEQVGDATSQTQDGITLKEEKENTVDVKEIVFGHIGDSYEWHITTWGKTQIIIPLPIIVYSGSTGWHVFLSSRLEENGGTYEGLSIAPAGSKYEGKLVEYNAAGEQVRPWDISITKVTFALLFNSVLLLVIVLSVAHWYRKRPQGAKAPGGFIGFMEMFIMMVNDDIIKSCVGPNYRKFAPYLLTAFFFIFINNMMGLIPLFPGGANVTGNIAITMVLAICTFLAVNIFGTKHYWKDIFWPDVPWWLKVPVPMMPFIEFFGIFTKPFALMIRLFANMLAGHMAMLVLTCLIFISASMGPALNGTLTVASVLFNIFMNALELLVAFIQAYVFTMLSAVFIGLAQEGAKVKAEEK from the coding sequence ATGAAACAGTTGCATAACATAGTAGCTCCGTTGGTTTTGTTCTGCCTAATGATGGCGGTCGGCTTGCCGGTTCTTGCACAGGAACAGGTGGGGGACGCGACTTCTCAAACGCAGGACGGGATTACTCTGAAAGAAGAAAAGGAGAACACGGTGGATGTGAAAGAAATCGTGTTCGGGCATATCGGCGACTCATACGAATGGCACATTACAACGTGGGGTAAGACGCAGATTATTATACCATTACCTATCATCGTTTATAGTGGTAGTACAGGTTGGCATGTGTTCCTTTCTTCCCGCCTCGAAGAGAATGGTGGTACGTATGAAGGACTCTCCATCGCTCCCGCAGGAAGTAAGTACGAAGGCAAATTGGTGGAATACAACGCGGCAGGCGAGCAGGTTCGCCCCTGGGATATTTCTATTACGAAAGTGACATTCGCTCTGCTGTTCAACAGCGTATTGCTGCTGGTTATCGTATTGAGCGTGGCACACTGGTACAGGAAACGTCCGCAAGGAGCCAAAGCGCCGGGTGGATTTATCGGATTTATGGAGATGTTCATCATGATGGTGAACGACGACATTATCAAGAGTTGCGTCGGCCCGAATTACCGGAAGTTTGCCCCGTATCTGCTGACAGCGTTCTTCTTTATCTTTATCAATAATATGATGGGATTGATTCCGCTCTTCCCCGGAGGTGCGAACGTGACGGGAAATATCGCTATTACCATGGTACTTGCAATATGTACGTTCCTGGCAGTGAATATCTTCGGAACGAAGCATTATTGGAAAGATATCTTTTGGCCGGATGTGCCTTGGTGGCTGAAAGTGCCGGTGCCGATGATGCCGTTCATCGAGTTCTTCGGAATCTTTACGAAACCGTTTGCCTTGATGATTCGTCTTTTCGCCAATATGCTGGCGGGACACATGGCGATGCTGGTGCTCACTTGTCTGATATTCATCTCGGCAAGCATGGGGCCTGCATTGAACGGCACGCTGACAGTGGCTTCCGTATTGTTCAACATCTTTATGAATGCGCTTGAACTGTTGGTTGCTTTCATCCAGGCTTACGTATTTACCATGTTGTCGGCAGTGTTTATCGGACTGGCACAGGAAGGAGCCAAGGTTAAAGCAGAAGAGAAATAA
- the atpE gene encoding ATP synthase F0 subunit C, producing the protein MILSVLLQATAAAVGVSKLGAAIGAGLAVIGAGLGIGKIGGSAMEAIARQPEASGDIRMNMIIAAALIEGVALLAVVVCLLVFFL; encoded by the coding sequence ATGATCCTATCAGTATTGTTACAAGCCACTGCAGCAGCAGTAGGAGTAAGTAAATTAGGTGCAGCTATCGGTGCAGGTCTTGCAGTAATCGGAGCTGGTTTGGGTATTGGTAAAATTGGTGGTTCGGCTATGGAAGCTATTGCACGCCAACCGGAAGCATCAGGTGATATCCGTATGAATATGATTATCGCGGCCGCCTTGATTGAAGGTGTGGCATTGTTGGCGGTAGTAGTTTGTCTGTTGGTATTCTTCCTTTAA
- the atpC gene encoding ATP synthase F1 subunit epsilon: protein MKELHLSIVSPEKSIFDGDVKIVTLPGTIGSFSILPGHAPIVSSLKAGTLSYTTLEGEEHTMDIQGGFVEMSDGTVSACIS from the coding sequence ATGAAAGAACTGCATTTGAGTATAGTATCGCCCGAGAAGAGCATATTCGACGGAGATGTGAAGATTGTCACATTGCCGGGCACAATCGGGTCGTTCTCCATTCTTCCGGGGCATGCGCCCATCGTCTCGTCATTGAAAGCGGGTACGCTGAGTTACACGACACTGGAAGGAGAGGAGCATACAATGGATATTCAGGGTGGTTTTGTCGAAATGAGTGACGGGACGGTTTCTGCTTGTATTTCCTGA
- the atpF gene encoding F0F1 ATP synthase subunit B: protein MSLLLPDSGLLFWMFLSFGIVFVILAKYGFPVIIKMVEGRKTYIDQSLEVAREANAQLSKLKEEGDALVAAANKEQGRILREAMEERDKIVHEARKQAEIAAQKELDAVKQQIQIEKDEAIRDIRRQVAVLSVDIAEKVLRKNLADKDAQMGMIDRMLDEVLTPNKN from the coding sequence ATGTCATTACTATTACCTGATAGTGGCCTGTTGTTCTGGATGTTCCTCTCATTCGGGATTGTGTTCGTGATATTGGCAAAATACGGCTTCCCCGTCATCATCAAGATGGTGGAAGGCCGTAAGACCTATATCGACCAGTCTTTGGAGGTGGCGAGGGAAGCCAACGCCCAGTTGTCTAAGCTGAAAGAAGAAGGCGACGCGTTGGTGGCTGCCGCCAACAAAGAACAGGGACGCATCTTGAGGGAAGCAATGGAAGAACGTGACAAGATTGTTCACGAGGCCCGCAAACAAGCCGAGATAGCCGCACAAAAGGAACTGGATGCGGTGAAACAACAGATTCAGATTGAAAAGGACGAAGCTATCCGCGATATCCGTCGCCAGGTAGCTGTTCTTTCGGTTGACATCGCTGAGAAGGTGCTCCGCAAGAATCTTGCGGACAAAGATGCACAGATGGGCATGATTGACCGGATGCTGGATGAAGTATTAACCCCGAATAAGAACTAA
- a CDS encoding DUF3575 domain-containing protein, with translation MKRMLSLLLSAIGFWQILTAQNVAIKTNTLYWLTTTPTLGAEFSLSSKTTFEVVGAYNPWTFKDDKKMHFWLVQPEFKYWTCEKFNGHFIGVHLHGAQYYGGFSSKRYDGYLAGGGFTYGYDWILSPHWNLEAAIGIGYAHLWYKESPRVPCEKCYERKHKNYFGPTKIAISLTYFIF, from the coding sequence ATGAAACGAATGTTGTCACTGCTACTATCCGCCATCGGATTCTGGCAAATTCTAACGGCTCAGAATGTAGCTATCAAAACGAATACGCTCTACTGGCTGACCACAACTCCAACTCTTGGAGCTGAATTTTCCCTGAGTAGCAAGACAACCTTCGAAGTTGTAGGTGCTTACAATCCCTGGACGTTCAAGGATGACAAGAAAATGCATTTCTGGCTGGTACAGCCGGAATTCAAGTATTGGACCTGCGAAAAGTTCAACGGACACTTCATCGGAGTGCACCTTCACGGTGCACAGTACTATGGCGGATTCAGTTCCAAAAGATATGACGGTTACCTTGCAGGCGGCGGTTTCACCTATGGATATGACTGGATTCTGTCTCCCCACTGGAACCTGGAAGCAGCCATCGGTATCGGATATGCCCATCTGTGGTATAAAGAGAGCCCGCGAGTGCCCTGCGAGAAATGTTACGAGCGGAAACACAAGAACTATTTTGGTCCTACCAAGATAGCCATATCCCTGACCTATTTTATCTTCTAA
- the atpD gene encoding F0F1 ATP synthase subunit beta, producing the protein MSQIIGHISQVIGPVVDVYFEGTDAELILPSIHDALEIKRPNGKILVVEVQQHIGENTVRTVAMDSTDGLQRGMKVYPTGGPITMPIGEQIKGRLMNVVGDSIDGMKDLDRKGAYSIHRDPPKFEDLTTVQEVLFTGIKVIDLLEPYAKGGKIGLFGGAGVGKTVLIQELINNIAKKHNGFSVFAGVGERTREGNDLLREMIESGVIRYGEAFKEGMEKGHWDLSKVDYNELEKSQVSLIFGQMNEPPGARASVALSGLTVAESFRDAGSEGEKRDILFFIDNIFRFTQAGSEVSALLGRMPSAVGYQPTLATEMGAMQERITSTHKGSITSVQAVYVPADDLTDPAPATTFSHLDATTVLDRKITELGIYPAVDPLASTSRILDPHIVGQEHYDIAQRVKQILQRNKELQDIISILGMEELSEEDKMVVNRARRVQRFLSQPFAVAEQFTGVPGVMVTIEDTIKGFKMILDGEVDYLPEQAFLNVGTIEEAIEKGKKLLEQAKK; encoded by the coding sequence ATGTCACAGATTATCGGACATATCTCGCAGGTTATCGGCCCTGTGGTCGATGTGTACTTTGAAGGTACGGATGCAGAACTGATACTGCCAAGTATCCATGATGCACTGGAGATAAAAAGGCCAAACGGCAAAATACTGGTTGTGGAAGTTCAGCAACATATCGGTGAGAATACGGTGCGTACCGTAGCAATGGACAGTACCGACGGACTTCAGCGAGGCATGAAGGTGTATCCCACCGGAGGCCCGATTACAATGCCAATCGGCGAACAGATTAAAGGCCGGTTGATGAATGTGGTCGGTGATTCTATCGACGGTATGAAAGACCTCGACCGCAAAGGTGCGTATTCCATCCACCGCGATCCCCCTAAATTTGAAGATTTGACAACTGTGCAGGAAGTGCTCTTCACAGGTATCAAGGTTATCGACCTGCTCGAACCGTATGCCAAAGGTGGTAAAATCGGTTTGTTCGGTGGTGCCGGTGTAGGGAAGACTGTATTGATTCAGGAACTTATCAACAATATCGCCAAGAAGCATAACGGATTTTCTGTATTCGCCGGAGTAGGTGAGCGTACCCGTGAAGGTAACGACTTGCTGCGCGAAATGATTGAATCGGGCGTTATCCGCTACGGTGAAGCATTCAAGGAAGGAATGGAGAAAGGTCACTGGGACCTCTCAAAAGTAGATTATAACGAACTGGAGAAATCGCAGGTATCACTGATATTCGGTCAGATGAACGAACCGCCGGGAGCACGTGCTTCCGTAGCATTGTCCGGACTGACGGTAGCGGAATCTTTCCGTGATGCCGGAAGCGAGGGCGAGAAACGCGATATCCTGTTCTTCATTGATAATATTTTCCGTTTCACGCAAGCCGGTTCGGAAGTATCTGCCCTTTTGGGACGTATGCCTTCCGCCGTTGGTTACCAACCGACACTGGCTACGGAAATGGGTGCGATGCAGGAACGTATCACGTCTACCCACAAAGGTTCTATCACCTCTGTGCAGGCTGTGTATGTGCCTGCCGACGACTTGACAGACCCGGCTCCCGCAACGACTTTCAGCCACTTGGACGCAACTACCGTGCTCGACCGTAAGATTACGGAGCTGGGTATCTATCCGGCTGTAGACCCGTTGGCTTCTACTTCCCGTATCCTCGACCCGCACATTGTAGGTCAGGAACATTATGACATAGCGCAGCGGGTGAAACAGATTCTGCAACGCAACAAGGAATTGCAGGATATTATCTCTATCCTCGGCATGGAGGAACTTTCGGAAGAGGACAAGATGGTAGTGAACCGCGCCCGCCGTGTGCAGCGTTTCCTTTCACAACCGTTTGCTGTAGCCGAACAGTTTACAGGCGTGCCGGGCGTGATGGTGACTATCGAAGATACGATTAAGGGATTCAAGATGATTTTGGATGGTGAAGTGGATTATCTTCCCGAACAAGCTTTCCTGAATGTCGGAACCATCGAGGAAGCGATAGAGAAAGGTAAGAAACTGCTGGAACAGGCAAAGAAATAA